A single region of the Melioribacteraceae bacterium 4301-Me genome encodes:
- a CDS encoding T9SS type A sorting domain-containing protein, protein MKSLLLNKNKILLILVLFSLTTLKAQISIAPQPAFFGKIPLGSSADRNILITNLTANNITVSNVNIVGPSASKFTLNTPTSFTLFPVQSVEVNVSYSPTVQGFDLGILQMQTSSGTITDTLKAYGSLIVGNTITFERIFGSSESEDDYGNSVKQTVDGGYIIVGQTTKPEENFPDVLVVKTDKFGKPLWSKIYGGAYTENASDVIVLNDGGFLIAGTSDSYGDGTNDVFILKLDSNGDSLWLKAFSNSDIENASRIIATQDGGFILCGSTTSNSPGATSDVLVMKVDQDGNLIWKKSYGGSGGQQASDILALSDGYIFTGSTSDPSTGISDVYLVKIDLSGNLIWEKTLGGSEFDAANSVYPASDGGFILAGYTSSYGAGARDAYLLKTDANGNEQWHKTFGTEHSDGFASVIQTNDGGYLCVGYLNTFFSQQFIYDDLFVVKTDAQGNSVWQKTFGGNREDAASKVIISNNGSFIILGGSNSYSPKNKLYLIALNENGEITKVGQDKPSDQLPADYNLSQNFPNPFNPTTTIKFTIPQNSSLYSASKKEVSGVLVTLKVYNLLGKEVATLINEEKSPGNYEVKFDGSDLPSGVYFYQLIVRDISSKQNYNFISTKKMILLK, encoded by the coding sequence ATGAAAAGTTTATTACTAAACAAAAATAAGATTCTTTTAATATTAGTGTTATTCTCATTAACTACATTGAAAGCACAAATTTCAATTGCGCCTCAGCCCGCTTTTTTTGGTAAAATTCCACTCGGTAGTTCGGCTGATAGAAATATTCTTATTACTAACTTAACGGCAAATAATATTACTGTATCTAACGTAAATATCGTAGGACCATCAGCTTCAAAGTTTACGTTAAATACCCCCACCTCTTTTACTTTGTTTCCAGTTCAGTCAGTTGAAGTTAATGTTTCTTATTCTCCTACTGTACAAGGATTCGATTTGGGAATTCTCCAGATGCAAACAAGTTCTGGTACTATTACAGATACATTAAAAGCTTACGGTTCATTAATAGTGGGCAATACAATAACATTTGAAAGAATATTCGGGAGCTCTGAATCAGAAGATGATTATGGTAATTCTGTTAAGCAGACAGTCGACGGAGGCTACATAATTGTGGGACAAACTACAAAGCCCGAGGAAAATTTCCCAGATGTATTAGTAGTAAAGACAGATAAATTTGGGAAACCTCTATGGTCTAAAATTTATGGCGGTGCTTATACAGAAAATGCTTCCGATGTAATAGTACTTAACGATGGGGGTTTTTTGATTGCTGGAACTTCCGATTCTTATGGCGACGGTACTAATGATGTGTTTATACTGAAGTTAGATTCTAACGGCGATTCGCTTTGGCTAAAAGCATTTTCAAATAGTGATATTGAAAATGCAAGTAGAATAATAGCTACACAAGATGGTGGATTTATACTTTGCGGAAGTACTACTTCAAATTCGCCTGGAGCGACAAGTGATGTACTTGTAATGAAAGTGGATCAAGATGGAAATCTAATTTGGAAAAAAAGCTATGGCGGAAGCGGCGGTCAACAAGCAAGTGATATTTTAGCTCTATCTGATGGTTATATTTTTACAGGCTCTACTTCTGACCCAAGTACTGGTATTTCTGATGTTTATCTTGTCAAGATTGATTTGTCGGGTAATTTAATATGGGAAAAAACATTAGGCGGTTCAGAATTTGATGCTGCTAATTCTGTATACCCTGCATCGGATGGTGGATTTATATTAGCAGGATATACTTCAAGTTATGGTGCAGGCGCAAGAGATGCTTATCTTTTAAAGACAGATGCAAATGGAAATGAACAATGGCATAAAACCTTCGGTACTGAACATTCAGATGGATTTGCAAGCGTTATTCAGACCAACGATGGTGGATATTTATGTGTTGGTTATTTAAATACTTTCTTTTCACAGCAGTTTATTTATGATGATCTTTTTGTGGTTAAGACTGATGCACAAGGTAATTCAGTTTGGCAAAAAACTTTTGGCGGCAATAGAGAAGACGCTGCTTCTAAAGTAATAATTAGCAACAACGGAAGCTTTATAATTTTAGGCGGTTCTAATAGTTATTCCCCTAAAAATAAATTATACTTGATTGCTCTTAATGAAAATGGTGAAATAACAAAAGTAGGACAAGATAAGCCATCTGATCAGTTACCTGCTGATTATAATTTATCTCAAAATTTTCCTAACCCTTTTAATCCAACAACAACCATAAAATTTACAATACCACAAAACTCCTCGTTATACTCAGCTTCAAAGAAAGAGGTGTCGGGGGTGTTGGTAACCTTGAAAGTTTATAATCTTCTTGGAAAAGAAGTCGCTACACTAATTAACGAAGAAAAATCTCCTGGAAATTACGAAGTTAAATTTGACGGCAGTGACTTACCAAGCGGAGTTTATTTCTACCAGCTAATTGTAAGGGATATCTCATCAAAACAAAATTACAATTTTATTTCAACTAAGAAGATGATACTGTTAAAGTAA
- a CDS encoding TonB-dependent receptor: MIKKHSNHFISMLLACLIFVQFSSYAQNTGGITGKVTDSSTGEALPGANVVLAGTNYGVSTDRYGAYKLDKIPLGNYTLKVSYIGYEDFTTPVSLTKANYTVNVDVKLNMTAVQISEIVVSGLLQGQVKALNQQLNASDIRNVLSREEIEKFPDLNTADVLQRMPGINISRSLGEGSFVYIRGTEPRLTGVTVDGQKLASSDDEERIIDLGVINSSQLASVEVTKALTPDMDADAIGGAVNLVTRSPFDYEKPILKIDAGGGYAVQGKKPLYRFSASYSGFLGENRDFGYTISGSYYRNNIRGYSDELTWDNVKDANGNTIPFALTNFSLFDYNTQRDHYGLSGVLEYKIDKNNSLHLRGMYNRKKDDQSRNNIQWRPDKGTFLNATTISNGRLAFEFQNRTEDHQIYGFALGGIHNFGELRLDYDFNYSYARQKKIDPGQIKSSWQLSSKLNWIMDVSDPDFPQFTVTNKDSTYYQDPANWEIDTQDYRTTDIKNNVYTGVINFKMPYDLFGAPAELKLGGKLNIDKKSKSAERFKYKWKGSSKVYMSSVSNYETISKFLQDKYFFAPMVDNTMVRNFFDQYRGLSNGLVETIVYNDTDGSGGDYDNTENVYSFYLMTNFNINDLSVLAGVRDEYTHTDYEGNKVLLDPSGNFLSLAPANTKKNYNNFFPYLHLKYKIASKTNLRFAVTRSIARPNYFDLAPYYWLDQNGKTITQGNPDLLPTVSTNLDLMFEHYFQGIGVFSVGLFYKNMDKVIYSRTYQQVGGVFDGYEISEPVNGGSAELYGIEANWMQQFSFLPGFLNGFGIYANYTYTKSKAKLQYRDWTAMPGQAGDVGNVGLSYEKYGLTARLSLNYNAAVLYQVGINPDFDRYTDANTHLDFTVIYKLLDNLSIYVDWINITNEPDREYYGVSTRPRLNNYFGWSMRSGIKLDL; the protein is encoded by the coding sequence ATGATAAAAAAACACAGCAACCATTTTATTTCTATGCTTCTTGCCTGCTTAATTTTTGTACAATTTTCTTCTTATGCGCAAAACACGGGGGGAATTACAGGCAAAGTAACTGACTCTTCTACAGGTGAAGCACTTCCTGGAGCTAATGTTGTACTGGCGGGTACAAATTATGGAGTTTCAACTGACCGCTACGGTGCATACAAACTTGATAAAATTCCACTGGGTAATTACACACTCAAAGTTAGTTATATAGGCTATGAAGATTTTACTACGCCTGTATCACTGACAAAAGCAAACTACACGGTAAATGTAGATGTAAAACTTAATATGACCGCAGTGCAAATTTCTGAAATTGTTGTATCGGGTTTATTACAAGGTCAAGTGAAAGCGCTTAACCAACAGCTGAACGCTTCTGATATTAGAAATGTGCTTTCACGTGAAGAAATTGAAAAATTTCCCGACTTAAATACAGCTGATGTATTACAAAGAATGCCGGGTATTAATATTTCAAGAAGTTTGGGAGAAGGTAGTTTTGTTTACATTAGAGGAACTGAACCAAGATTAACAGGTGTTACTGTAGATGGACAAAAATTAGCCTCTTCTGATGATGAAGAAAGAATTATTGATTTGGGCGTAATTAACTCAAGTCAATTAGCTTCTGTTGAAGTAACTAAAGCATTAACACCTGACATGGATGCAGATGCAATCGGCGGTGCAGTTAATTTGGTAACAAGAAGTCCATTTGATTATGAAAAACCAATACTTAAAATTGATGCTGGTGGAGGCTATGCTGTTCAAGGTAAAAAACCACTTTATAGATTTTCAGCTTCTTACTCGGGATTTTTAGGCGAGAATAGAGACTTTGGCTATACTATAAGTGGTAGTTATTATCGTAACAATATCCGTGGTTATTCTGATGAACTTACATGGGACAATGTAAAAGATGCTAACGGTAATACTATCCCATTTGCTTTAACTAATTTTAGCCTTTTCGATTATAACACTCAAAGAGACCATTATGGTCTTAGTGGTGTATTAGAATATAAAATAGATAAAAATAACTCTTTGCATTTGAGAGGAATGTATAATCGGAAAAAAGATGATCAGTCAAGAAACAATATACAATGGAGGCCCGACAAAGGTACTTTTCTTAATGCAACTACCATTTCAAACGGTAGGTTGGCTTTTGAATTTCAGAATAGAACAGAAGATCACCAAATTTATGGCTTTGCCTTAGGTGGAATTCATAACTTTGGAGAGCTAAGATTAGATTATGATTTTAATTACAGTTATGCACGTCAAAAAAAGATAGACCCTGGACAAATTAAATCTTCATGGCAACTAAGCAGTAAATTAAACTGGATTATGGATGTTTCAGACCCTGACTTTCCTCAATTTACGGTTACAAACAAAGATTCAACTTATTATCAAGACCCTGCTAATTGGGAAATTGACACTCAAGACTACAGAACAACTGACATAAAAAATAATGTTTATACGGGTGTTATTAATTTCAAAATGCCTTATGACCTTTTTGGAGCACCCGCAGAATTAAAACTGGGCGGAAAGTTAAACATCGATAAAAAAAGTAAATCAGCAGAAAGATTTAAATACAAATGGAAAGGCTCAAGTAAAGTATATATGAGTTCTGTTTCTAATTATGAAACTATTTCTAAGTTTTTACAGGACAAATATTTCTTTGCACCAATGGTTGATAATACAATGGTTCGCAATTTCTTCGACCAATACAGAGGTCTTTCGAACGGACTTGTAGAAACAATAGTTTATAACGATACAGATGGTTCAGGCGGCGATTACGATAATACTGAAAATGTTTACTCTTTTTATTTGATGACCAATTTTAATATTAATGACCTTTCTGTTTTAGCTGGAGTTCGTGATGAATATACTCACACAGACTACGAAGGCAATAAAGTATTGCTTGACCCTAGCGGTAATTTCTTAAGTTTGGCTCCGGCAAATACTAAGAAAAATTACAACAACTTTTTCCCTTATCTCCATTTGAAGTACAAAATTGCAAGTAAAACTAATCTAAGATTTGCAGTAACAAGAAGTATTGCACGGCCAAATTATTTTGACCTTGCACCTTATTATTGGCTCGATCAAAATGGTAAGACAATTACACAAGGCAACCCTGATCTCTTACCAACAGTTTCTACAAATTTGGACTTAATGTTTGAGCATTACTTCCAAGGAATAGGTGTTTTCTCAGTCGGGTTGTTTTATAAGAACATGGATAAAGTTATTTACAGCAGAACCTATCAGCAAGTTGGCGGCGTTTTCGACGGATACGAAATTAGTGAACCAGTCAATGGAGGCAGTGCTGAACTTTACGGCATAGAAGCTAACTGGATGCAGCAGTTCTCCTTCTTGCCTGGATTCTTAAATGGCTTCGGAATTTATGCTAACTATACATACACAAAATCTAAAGCTAAATTACAGTACAGAGATTGGACAGCAATGCCCGGCCAAGCTGGCGATGTTGGTAATGTTGGACTAAGTTACGAAAAATATGGTTTGACAGCTCGACTAAGTCTTAATTATAATGCTGCTGTGTTATATCAGGTTGGAATTAATCCTGACTTTGATAGGTATACTGATGCGAACACCCATCTTGATTTTACGGTTATCTATAAATTACTGGATAATCTTTCTATCTATGTTGACTGGATTAATATTACAAATGAACCTGATAGAGAATACTATGGTGTATCGACAAGACCTAGACTTAATAACTATTTTGGCTGGTCAATGCGCTCCGGAATTAAACTTGACCTGTAA
- a CDS encoding sensor histidine kinase produces MKTKLFEKLKKYHFELKHLTVLFAGLIVFQLVLSIIHKTSLRNFVENSQEWYQKHSAERLANLTTTTLELLLETARMNLPVNSAGKAKIIQFFNIIFNQQKLQQNIEDICLLIERNNKVYAIDDGTILYDFIFEQKVPELQINKQHSTAVDLYLKNKSELVNNEQIINILKEKETYYTLVPFAPSGEIVGALFVKNTPDFGFIQKEIVTNYEETSVIYSALFFLGLLAMYYISTYTIKERDEAQKLLMEENERNLKKQIDHEKESLFTKRIYHTHHKAEKVMGFIKEDLRLLSNENIEEIKYRVNKYSNFISRVIYDMKWYDPPIQTIRNSAFNTNINEVIKFIVKNLFNRTAKQTGSYKVNLELDNNLPLVHINEFVIWEIVEPLIQNSIDHANVDNLQIKIITKFNPNEFISYLIIEDNGKGIAAELLEKSENGIKKLFQENVTSKGSNKSSGYGCYIAYEMAERCNWKLDALNLPNGGCQFIVTIPNQ; encoded by the coding sequence ATGAAAACTAAATTATTTGAGAAATTAAAAAAATATCACTTCGAGCTGAAACACTTAACGGTACTATTCGCTGGTTTAATTGTATTTCAGCTGGTTCTTTCAATTATCCACAAGACATCATTGCGCAACTTCGTTGAAAATTCGCAAGAATGGTATCAGAAACATTCAGCGGAAAGATTAGCTAATCTTACAACTACTACTTTGGAATTATTATTAGAAACAGCACGAATGAATTTGCCTGTCAACAGTGCAGGTAAAGCAAAGATTATTCAATTCTTTAATATTATTTTCAATCAGCAAAAACTCCAGCAAAACATAGAAGATATTTGTCTACTAATAGAAAGAAATAATAAAGTCTATGCAATTGATGATGGAACTATACTGTATGATTTTATATTTGAGCAAAAGGTACCGGAGCTGCAAATTAATAAGCAGCATTCTACTGCAGTGGATTTATACTTAAAAAATAAATCAGAACTAGTCAACAATGAACAAATCATAAACATACTTAAGGAAAAAGAAACATATTACACTTTAGTTCCCTTTGCTCCAAGTGGAGAGATAGTAGGTGCCCTATTTGTGAAAAATACCCCAGACTTTGGTTTTATTCAAAAAGAAATTGTAACAAATTACGAAGAGACCTCAGTGATTTATTCAGCTTTGTTTTTCCTCGGATTATTAGCTATGTATTATATATCTACTTACACGATAAAAGAAAGAGATGAAGCTCAAAAACTGTTGATGGAGGAAAATGAAAGAAATTTAAAAAAACAAATTGACCACGAAAAAGAATCACTGTTTACAAAAAGAATATATCACACACATCACAAAGCTGAAAAAGTTATGGGGTTTATTAAGGAAGATTTGCGACTTTTATCAAATGAAAATATAGAGGAAATTAAATATCGAGTTAATAAATACTCTAACTTTATTTCTCGTGTAATTTATGATATGAAGTGGTATGACCCTCCTATTCAAACAATAAGAAATAGTGCGTTTAATACAAATATCAACGAAGTTATAAAGTTTATTGTCAAAAATTTATTTAACAGAACCGCAAAACAAACAGGCTCTTACAAAGTTAACTTAGAACTTGATAACAATTTGCCATTAGTTCATATCAACGAATTTGTTATTTGGGAAATTGTTGAACCTTTAATTCAAAACAGTATAGACCATGCAAATGTGGATAATTTGCAAATAAAAATTATAACGAAATTTAATCCTAATGAATTTATTAGTTATTTAATTATTGAAGACAATGGAAAAGGTATTGCTGCTGAACTACTGGAAAAGTCAGAAAATGGAATAAAAAAACTTTTCCAGGAAAATGTTACGAGTAAAGGCTCAAATAAATCAAGTGGTTATGGCTGCTACATTGCATATGAAATGGCTGAACGATGTAATTGGAAATTAGATGCACTAAATTTGCCGAACGGCGGCTGCCAATTTATTGTTACAATTCCAAATCAATGA
- a CDS encoding sigma-54 dependent transcriptional regulator, with translation MIAKDKINIILIEDDEYDVRRVQNTIKPFADKINIAEVVSDGKLAIEFLTQDEGAYDIVIMDYQIAGGLRGEELIKKLKLIDNSLQIIVITKMTINLTDYDFAHKLIEAGAFWYCTKYPGDIEEYIYQPTDFIMSIFNAYEKRKLIKEKQISNLKLKKNVENILQSKKIIGVSQHIQNLREQIKKYSSSSVNILINGSSGTGKELVAYNLHYNSPRKYENFVIINCGGIPDQLIESELFGYEKGAFTGAEKNKPGLFEVANNGTVFLDEISELPLPAQVKLLRVIQDGEIEKIGRTGRVKVDVRIISATNKNLEEEIKAKRFREDLYYRLNVIPIYVPPLKDRREDIPLLIDYFITEYSLDMGKEKPTVDEGAMKILINYDWPGNVRELKNFVQRLLFNCERVIDKSLVESNLGAKVLSGWNQFEIDGISFKIGDGVKTLKEMEKLFREKYFKYVRLQSSSDAEAAKKLGLAPPNYYRMSKELGLK, from the coding sequence ATGATAGCAAAAGATAAAATTAACATAATTTTAATAGAAGATGATGAATACGATGTTAGGCGTGTTCAGAATACTATTAAACCATTTGCTGATAAAATTAATATTGCTGAGGTAGTTTCCGATGGTAAACTTGCTATTGAGTTCCTTACTCAAGATGAGGGTGCTTACGATATTGTTATTATGGATTATCAAATTGCAGGCGGTCTTCGCGGTGAAGAGTTAATTAAAAAACTAAAACTAATCGATAATTCCCTTCAAATAATTGTTATAACAAAGATGACAATAAATCTTACTGATTATGATTTTGCTCATAAGTTGATTGAAGCTGGTGCTTTTTGGTATTGTACAAAATATCCCGGCGATATTGAAGAATATATTTATCAGCCTACTGATTTTATTATGAGCATTTTTAATGCGTACGAGAAAAGAAAACTTATTAAGGAAAAGCAAATCTCTAATCTTAAATTAAAGAAAAATGTCGAGAATATTTTGCAGTCAAAAAAAATTATAGGTGTTTCTCAACATATCCAAAATTTAAGAGAACAAATAAAAAAATACTCGAGCAGCTCTGTTAATATTTTGATTAATGGTTCATCCGGTACTGGAAAGGAATTAGTTGCCTATAATTTGCATTATAACAGTCCCAGAAAATATGAAAACTTTGTGATTATAAATTGCGGCGGTATTCCCGATCAATTAATTGAAAGCGAATTATTTGGATACGAAAAAGGTGCTTTTACTGGAGCAGAAAAAAATAAGCCGGGCCTGTTTGAAGTCGCTAACAATGGTACTGTATTTTTAGATGAAATTTCTGAATTGCCACTTCCTGCTCAAGTGAAATTGTTAAGGGTTATTCAAGATGGTGAAATAGAAAAAATTGGTAGGACCGGCAGAGTAAAAGTTGATGTAAGAATAATTTCTGCTACTAACAAAAATTTAGAGGAAGAAATTAAGGCTAAGAGGTTTCGTGAGGACCTTTACTATAGATTAAATGTTATACCTATTTATGTCCCTCCTCTTAAAGATAGAAGAGAAGATATTCCTCTTCTAATTGATTATTTTATTACAGAATACTCACTTGATATGGGAAAAGAAAAACCTACGGTTGATGAAGGAGCAATGAAGATTCTAATTAACTATGATTGGCCTGGTAATGTGCGTGAGCTGAAAAATTTTGTTCAAAGGTTACTCTTCAATTGTGAAAGAGTAATAGATAAATCTTTGGTTGAATCTAATCTTGGTGCTAAAGTATTAAGTGGCTGGAACCAATTCGAAATTGATGGAATTAGTTTTAAAATTGGAGATGGAGTAAAAACATTAAAAGAAATGGAGAAGTTGTTCAGAGAAAAATATTTTAAGTACGTAAGACTGCAAAGTTCATCAGATGCTGAAGCTGCAAAAAAATTGGGATTGGCTCCACCAAACTACTATAGAATGTCTAAAGAACTTGGATTGAAATAA
- a CDS encoding LacI family DNA-binding transcriptional regulator, with translation MISLKEVAKKAGVSVATVSRVLNDRKYINSETRLKVEKAIKQLNYRPNRVAQRLRLKDGQRKLIGLLVPDIQNPFYVDVVRGVEETAYARDHAVFVGNFAQDEDKEKMYLNIMKSESIDGLIVAPSHEKDSEVTSLVNAGLPIVCVDRGLSEVDVDVVLVDNRKGAFDAVEYLIQKGYKRIAYIGGLPQIPTTMQRKEGYEDALRKYGLPIDPALIRFGDSKHESGKKLTEDLLNLPNPPQALFTGNNLITLGALETIHNRKLKIPQDVAIVGFDDMYWSISLNPPLTAVRQPGFEIGKRAAEMLFQKVKEPDRPPVKLMLKTELIKRESC, from the coding sequence ATGATTAGTTTAAAAGAAGTCGCAAAAAAAGCTGGAGTTTCAGTAGCTACTGTTTCAAGAGTATTAAATGACAGAAAGTATATTAACTCTGAAACACGCCTTAAAGTTGAAAAAGCAATTAAACAGTTAAACTACAGACCTAATCGTGTAGCTCAAAGGCTTCGTTTAAAAGATGGGCAACGAAAGTTAATTGGTTTGCTGGTCCCAGATATCCAAAATCCCTTTTATGTTGATGTGGTTAGAGGTGTGGAAGAAACTGCTTATGCAAGGGACCACGCCGTATTTGTAGGAAATTTTGCACAAGATGAAGATAAAGAAAAAATGTACTTAAATATAATGAAGTCTGAGTCGATAGATGGACTTATTGTTGCCCCAAGTCATGAAAAAGATAGTGAGGTTACAAGTCTTGTTAACGCCGGCTTGCCTATAGTTTGTGTCGATAGAGGATTAAGTGAGGTAGATGTTGACGTAGTTTTGGTAGATAACAGAAAAGGTGCTTTTGATGCAGTCGAGTATTTAATTCAAAAAGGTTATAAGCGGATTGCTTATATAGGTGGCTTGCCGCAAATACCAACCACAATGCAAAGAAAAGAAGGTTATGAAGATGCTCTTAGAAAATATGGACTGCCAATTGACCCAGCATTAATACGCTTTGGTGATTCGAAACATGAAAGCGGTAAGAAGTTAACCGAAGATTTATTGAATTTGCCAAATCCTCCCCAGGCTCTTTTTACAGGTAATAATCTAATTACCTTAGGTGCTCTTGAAACTATTCATAATCGTAAATTAAAAATTCCACAAGATGTTGCAATAGTTGGTTTTGATGATATGTATTGGTCAATTTCGTTAAATCCGCCATTGACTGCTGTTCGACAGCCAGGCTTTGAAATTGGAAAAAGAGCTGCTGAGATGCTTTTTCAAAAAGTTAAAGAACCAGATAGACCCCCTGTTAAATTGATGTTAAAAACTGAACTAATTAAACGGGAATCTTGTTGA
- a CDS encoding glycoside hydrolase family 2 TIM barrel-domain containing protein, with the protein MFLFVFLSIPHSHLTAQTASLEATLKLQNVNGIMIPYQNGFPLPSFEKQNRQIIDLKGTWKKQRFSANSNISLAKRDQIGIANLEAEALNRYKTDYDDSAWETKELPSVENTINQFPTRPDIYQDGVWYRKSFYVDQSLSNKFIKLIFYSVNYVADVWINGKYVGYHEGGYTPFAFDVSDKLNYGGSNVIAVRVDNPAWNTRNDIVPFVQCDWFNYTGIIHDVYLEVTDKISIIRADVVPIDTAGGVKIKIVSLNKTQQAVNLSYDFHVYEARIDSDNITSEYAKDLIGKEVPIAILTSSAFTIIPPDSVGVYQNGFAIFNPKLWTPKNPNLYILKISLVKDDVVLDEYYTQFGIRTAGTQGNKLLLNNRVMFFTGAARHEDHPNYGRSIPKNVIYNDLKIVKSLNINFLRTAHYPNHPFTYLLTDRMGIAVMEEIPVYWFNNATEWQIQNNIRHIHQQMFREMVFRDYNRPSILLWSTSNECKDVANRKIYNANIVSDVRNNYNDGRLITQSAAADSPGSNDDTQQPLDAAGWTMYFGVFYGTPFYRVGSINSETVKFLLDAKNNFPNKPIINTEFGYWSTENNSTTNDQITVFNQTFNAFTYFSALDKTNKINQNGCLAVSTWWCVFDWYRHDNPGGYQSMGLYSMDRTIAKPVAEILKNAYQPYYDLEGVLTEVKDEKGIKPNEFLLKQNYPNPFNPSTIIGYQLPNGSFVTLKVYDILGREIVTLINEYKPAGEHKVKFNAANLPTGVYFYKFTAGDKTSVKKMILLK; encoded by the coding sequence ATGTTTCTATTTGTATTTCTATCAATTCCACATTCTCATCTTACCGCTCAAACAGCTTCTTTAGAAGCAACTCTAAAATTGCAAAATGTAAACGGAATAATGATTCCGTACCAAAATGGTTTTCCTCTTCCATCCTTTGAAAAACAAAATCGACAAATAATTGACCTCAAAGGTACATGGAAAAAACAACGATTTTCAGCCAATAGCAATATTTCATTAGCAAAAAGAGACCAAATAGGTATTGCTAATTTGGAAGCTGAGGCATTAAATAGATATAAAACAGATTATGATGATTCCGCTTGGGAAACAAAAGAACTCCCTAGTGTGGAAAATACAATAAATCAATTCCCAACAAGACCCGATATTTATCAAGATGGTGTGTGGTATAGAAAAAGCTTTTACGTAGACCAATCTTTGTCCAACAAATTTATAAAACTAATTTTCTACAGTGTTAATTATGTGGCTGATGTATGGATTAACGGAAAATATGTTGGTTACCATGAAGGAGGCTATACCCCCTTTGCTTTCGATGTGAGCGATAAGCTTAATTATGGTGGTTCAAATGTTATTGCTGTAAGAGTTGATAATCCTGCATGGAATACTCGAAACGATATTGTGCCTTTTGTTCAATGCGACTGGTTCAATTATACGGGTATAATACATGACGTTTATCTTGAGGTTACAGATAAAATAAGTATTATTCGAGCTGATGTGGTACCTATTGATACCGCTGGAGGTGTTAAAATAAAAATCGTTTCATTAAATAAAACACAACAAGCAGTAAATTTGTCTTATGATTTTCATGTATACGAAGCACGCATTGATTCTGACAACATTACTTCGGAATATGCGAAAGATTTGATTGGTAAGGAAGTACCGATAGCCATTCTTACTAGTTCTGCTTTCACAATTATACCTCCAGATTCAGTAGGTGTTTATCAAAATGGATTTGCTATTTTTAATCCCAAATTGTGGACACCTAAAAACCCAAACTTATACATACTCAAAATATCATTAGTAAAAGATGATGTTGTTCTTGACGAATATTATACTCAGTTTGGAATAAGAACTGCAGGTACTCAAGGAAATAAACTTTTGCTAAACAACAGAGTAATGTTTTTTACCGGTGCAGCAAGGCATGAGGACCATCCAAATTACGGGCGAAGTATACCAAAAAATGTTATTTACAACGACTTAAAAATTGTGAAATCACTTAATATTAATTTTCTTAGGACCGCGCATTACCCTAATCATCCTTTTACTTACTTGTTAACAGATAGAATGGGCATTGCTGTTATGGAAGAAATTCCTGTTTACTGGTTTAATAATGCTACAGAATGGCAAATACAAAATAATATACGACACATCCATCAACAGATGTTTAGAGAGATGGTGTTTAGAGATTATAACCGTCCCTCTATTCTTCTTTGGAGTACATCAAATGAATGTAAAGATGTTGCTAATAGAAAAATTTATAACGCTAATATAGTTTCAGATGTCAGGAATAATTACAACGATGGGCGATTAATTACACAATCTGCAGCTGCTGATAGCCCCGGTTCAAATGATGATACTCAGCAGCCTTTAGATGCAGCAGGTTGGACAATGTACTTTGGCGTGTTCTATGGAACACCATTTTACAGGGTGGGAAGCATAAATTCTGAAACTGTTAAATTTTTGCTCGATGCAAAAAATAATTTTCCAAATAAACCTATTATAAATACTGAGTTTGGTTACTGGTCTACAGAAAATAATTCTACAACAAATGACCAAATAACAGTTTTCAATCAAACGTTTAATGCCTTCACCTATTTTTCCGCACTTGATAAGACAAACAAAATAAATCAAAATGGTTGCTTAGCAGTTTCAACTTGGTGGTGTGTGTTCGATTGGTACAGGCATGATAACCCCGGCGGTTATCAGAGTATGGGGTTATATTCGATGGATAGAACGATTGCTAAACCTGTAGCAGAAATATTAAAGAATGCATATCAACCATATTATGATTTGGAAGGAGTATTAACCGAAGTTAAAGATGAAAAAGGAATAAAGCCTAATGAATTTCTGCTAAAGCAAAATTACCCTAATCCCTTTAATCCTTCTACAATTATTGGCTATCAATTGCCGAATGGCAGTTTTGTAACGCTGAAAGTTTATGATATTCTTGGTAGAGAAATTGTAACTTTGATAAATGAGTATAAACCTGCCGGGGAACACAAAGTAAAATTTAATGCAGCAAATTTGCCAACAGGAGTTTACTTCTACAAATTTACTGCAGGTGATAAAACTTCTGTAAAAAAGATGATACTGCTTAAATAA